The Acetomicrobium flavidum genome window below encodes:
- a CDS encoding AMP-binding protein: MDRLDKEIELICRRFPWDKAIWFNGVWWSRRAFWELVEATTEKLHDSGFGPKMHLALVMPNTPSFWAHTLAAWRLGGAIVPYNMRESASLITNALEHVKASLVVISDKRTDIMPALDHIAIPWAVAPSDSPYKTSVDVLALRPGEEDTAVIFYTSGTGGKPKAVPLSHQSLYANTMTCMEQVEPIEEGDTLLNALPDSHVLGFSICGLLPLLLNLSQCMLPSFMPVKNVLESIRNSETNVLVGVPMMYQFIVSAVFQGASLPRRIKVAISGGDKFPVDLDEALERYLGIGVLEGYGLTEASPVVAVNRSYPTRKLGTVGPALPIVETKVCDPDGNELPPGHEGVLWIRGISVARSYFSDELLTNLSFKDGWFNTGDIVSIDSDGYIKLHSRESDVIMVGGFKVFPEEVEEVLLRHPSVKEAAVVGINQSMSGQLVKAFIVPYIDKLPSKRDIWSHCRKMLASYKIPKVIEFVNDLPKTALGKAKRSVLREG; this comes from the coding sequence TTGGATAGGCTAGATAAAGAAATAGAATTGATATGTCGCAGATTTCCGTGGGATAAAGCTATATGGTTTAATGGAGTGTGGTGGTCTAGAAGGGCGTTTTGGGAACTTGTGGAAGCTACGACTGAAAAGCTTCACGATAGCGGATTTGGACCAAAAATGCATCTTGCACTAGTGATGCCAAACACCCCTTCCTTTTGGGCTCATACATTGGCAGCATGGCGTCTTGGAGGGGCAATTGTACCTTATAACATGCGTGAGTCGGCAAGCCTAATAACAAATGCACTGGAGCATGTAAAGGCTTCCTTGGTAGTTATATCGGACAAGCGAACAGACATAATGCCAGCGCTTGACCATATTGCTATACCATGGGCAGTAGCCCCTTCTGATTCTCCCTATAAGACATCTGTGGATGTCCTTGCCTTACGTCCCGGAGAGGAGGATACCGCGGTGATATTTTACACTTCCGGGACTGGTGGCAAGCCAAAGGCCGTTCCCTTGAGCCATCAAAGCTTATATGCCAACACCATGACCTGTATGGAACAGGTTGAGCCCATAGAAGAAGGCGACACTTTATTGAATGCGTTGCCTGATTCTCACGTTCTTGGATTTTCCATTTGCGGCTTGTTGCCGTTATTGCTGAACTTATCTCAATGCATGCTCCCGAGCTTCATGCCCGTCAAAAACGTCTTGGAATCGATCAGAAACTCTGAGACCAATGTATTGGTTGGGGTGCCCATGATGTATCAGTTCATTGTATCGGCAGTGTTTCAGGGTGCCAGTTTACCAAGGCGTATTAAAGTCGCAATTTCTGGTGGCGATAAGTTCCCAGTTGATTTAGATGAAGCCCTCGAGAGATATTTGGGGATAGGGGTTTTGGAAGGCTACGGTTTAACCGAGGCATCCCCTGTAGTGGCGGTCAACCGGTCTTATCCTACCAGAAAGCTTGGCACGGTAGGCCCGGCCTTACCTATAGTAGAAACAAAGGTATGCGACCCTGATGGTAATGAATTGCCACCAGGTCATGAGGGCGTTCTTTGGATTCGTGGCATATCCGTTGCTCGTAGCTATTTTAGTGACGAGCTTTTGACCAATCTGTCATTTAAAGATGGCTGGTTTAACACGGGAGATATAGTTTCCATCGATTCCGACGGCTATATAAAACTGCATTCTCGAGAGAGCGATGTCATCATGGTCGGTGGCTTTAAGGTGTTCCCGGAGGAAGTAGAAGAGGTGCTTTTAAGGCATCCTTCGGTTAAGGAAGCGGCCGTCGTAGGAATAAACCAAAGCATGAGCGGACAGCTGGTCAAGGCCTTTATAGTGCCCTATATAGATAAATTGCCCTCTAAAAGGGATATCTGGTCTCATTGCAGGAAGATGTTGGCTTCATATAAAATACCGAAGGTAATCGAATTCGTGAACGATTTGCCTAAAACTGCCCTTGGAAAGGCCAAGAGATCAGTCTTGCGGGAAGGTTAG
- a CDS encoding bifunctional heptose 7-phosphate kinase/heptose 1-phosphate adenyltransferase, protein MVKAKRCKVAIIGDVMIDHYIIGRASRLSPEAPVPVVEVVEEEYRPGGAANVAANVAALGHDALLITPKGADVYWSMLESLLGRFNVNMCTPLALDIPTIRKTRILARSQQIVRVDWDSYVDDRYCDISSKLLSVLPSLDADVLVLSDYAKGIVSETIAKTCIKWAIERGIPIIVDPKPQHKERYIGATAMTPNKAEAELLLGRKFDERFTPGDGARMLRETLAMEAVIVTLGDEGMVLASRDETIYFSARAREVYDVSGAGDTVVASVAVARGLGLPWRVACEFATLTAGLVVQKMGTAVVTPEEVEATPEWQRLKAYFAADVDLADKPKLT, encoded by the coding sequence TTGGTTAAGGCCAAGAGGTGCAAGGTAGCGATAATTGGAGATGTGATGATAGATCATTACATAATAGGGCGTGCCAGCAGGCTTTCTCCGGAGGCGCCAGTGCCAGTTGTAGAGGTCGTTGAGGAGGAATATAGGCCCGGAGGAGCGGCCAATGTGGCAGCTAACGTTGCTGCCCTTGGGCATGATGCCTTACTTATAACGCCAAAGGGAGCAGATGTCTATTGGAGCATGCTTGAATCTCTTCTTGGTCGATTTAATGTGAACATGTGCACGCCATTGGCGCTTGATATCCCCACTATACGAAAGACGCGTATTCTGGCACGTTCTCAGCAGATAGTGAGGGTAGATTGGGATAGCTACGTCGATGATCGTTATTGCGATATCTCATCAAAGTTACTGAGCGTTTTGCCGTCGCTGGATGCAGACGTGCTGGTCCTCTCCGACTATGCAAAGGGCATAGTCAGCGAAACGATCGCTAAGACATGCATTAAGTGGGCCATTGAAAGGGGTATCCCTATTATAGTCGACCCAAAACCTCAGCATAAAGAGCGTTACATAGGCGCCACCGCGATGACGCCCAATAAAGCTGAAGCTGAGTTATTGTTGGGCCGAAAGTTTGACGAGAGGTTCACCCCGGGAGATGGTGCTCGAATGTTGCGAGAAACCCTTGCCATGGAAGCTGTAATCGTTACGCTTGGAGATGAAGGCATGGTGCTTGCAAGTCGAGACGAAACAATTTACTTCTCTGCCCGTGCAAGAGAAGTCTACGATGTTTCCGGAGCAGGCGATACTGTCGTTGCCTCTGTGGCCGTTGCCCGTGGTTTGGGGTTGCCATGGCGTGTCGCTTGTGAATTTGCGACTTTAACTGCAGGCCTCGTCGTTCAGAAGATGGGCACTGCCGTGGTAACGCCGGAAGAGGTTGAAGCTACGCCTGAATGGCAGAGATTGAAAGCCTATTTTGCCGCAGATGTCGATCTAGCTGACAAGCCCAAGCTCACGTAA
- a CDS encoding HAD family hydrolase: protein MYKSAQNYDALIFDMDGVLIDTTYSYPMVIRIAVQWSWRYLLGRDVDCTAFSYDHFYASKTHPAFNDDYDIAWALLSIAASKKTKSLKEAFPTIEHWKEILRSIQGDEVISWVYANFQRSIPREVVRQLCEEIYFGRDEYIAMNGKSPIYYSGRGLWRREKPMVGNHWRNLHLPVCIFTGRPWKECLLGLRLLGWEDMPRERIFTLDDGMPKPSPEGLIMLSTRVNAINPIIFGDTKSDLEAARRYGKGKFIHIGISKLPDELTANFEDVKSALRELGLVS, encoded by the coding sequence ATGTATAAATCGGCACAAAACTATGATGCATTGATCTTCGATATGGATGGGGTACTCATCGATACTACCTATTCTTATCCCATGGTGATAAGAATAGCCGTTCAATGGAGTTGGCGCTATTTACTTGGCAGGGATGTTGACTGCACTGCCTTTTCTTACGATCACTTCTATGCCAGCAAAACGCATCCTGCATTCAACGATGATTACGATATAGCATGGGCACTTTTATCAATAGCTGCTTCCAAGAAAACCAAATCGCTGAAAGAGGCATTCCCGACAATAGAACATTGGAAAGAAATACTTCGAAGCATTCAGGGCGACGAAGTAATTTCATGGGTATACGCAAATTTTCAACGATCTATCCCTAGGGAAGTCGTGAGGCAATTATGCGAGGAAATTTATTTTGGAAGAGATGAATACATTGCAATGAATGGCAAATCACCAATATACTACAGCGGCAGAGGGCTTTGGCGACGAGAAAAACCCATGGTCGGCAATCATTGGAGGAACTTGCATCTGCCCGTCTGCATCTTCACGGGAAGACCGTGGAAGGAATGTTTACTTGGGCTACGGTTGCTTGGATGGGAAGATATGCCCAGGGAAAGAATATTTACATTGGACGATGGAATGCCGAAGCCTTCGCCCGAAGGTTTGATCATGCTGTCTACTAGGGTAAACGCAATAAATCCGATAATCTTTGGAGATACAAAGAGCGACTTGGAAGCTGCCAGGAGGTATGGCAAGGGGAAATTCATTCATATTGGAATAAGCAAACTTCCAGATGAATTAACCGCAAATTTTGAGGACGTAAAATCAGCTTTACGTGAGCTTGGGCTTGTCAGCTAG
- a CDS encoding aminotransferase-like domain-containing protein → MLEIPLDRSSEVPLYRQIALHLQRMIASGSLPEGYKLPGTRQLATDLGVSRTTVNEAMILLEKEGYITTVGKSGCYVCRNSSKPSDKNNPMTQRTIADLSSGLPDESLLPVQFLCKPLRELSSIAGENLLLPPPLAGLPELREALVKHAALRGIPARPDEVLVTAGGLEALSLLMAAIKDSGARKIYVEELTYPLVLELASKNNLEICPMRLDDPVSSLKNASEGDAVYLIPSFHNPTGRTLSLEQRDSILKQARRTSLVIIEDDTYGELRYGKESVPALKAMEDTKNVAYLGSFSQALFPGFRISYLLLPKWLMDRCLVAKRIFYGSVSSLVQCLALVFLNEGGLYEALDFVRNQISLRMRLFCEQLSRNIPIATFEMPLGGIYLWVRLPGIKGSQAASKAEAQGISIVPGRVFSVNSEDIEAVRLSVSALKPSDISSVLSRLRRSWEHEFKP, encoded by the coding sequence ATGTTGGAGATACCGTTAGATCGAAGTTCCGAGGTCCCTCTCTATCGCCAGATTGCCCTACACCTGCAGCGCATGATAGCAAGCGGGAGCTTGCCCGAAGGATACAAACTGCCAGGTACCAGGCAATTGGCAACTGATTTAGGAGTGAGCAGGACGACTGTCAACGAAGCCATGATCCTTCTGGAAAAGGAAGGATACATTACGACAGTCGGAAAAAGTGGTTGTTACGTTTGTCGCAACAGCAGCAAGCCATCGGACAAAAACAATCCCATGACCCAAAGGACAATAGCGGACTTATCTTCTGGGCTTCCAGATGAGAGTTTATTGCCAGTGCAGTTTCTGTGCAAGCCCCTGCGAGAATTGTCCTCTATAGCCGGAGAAAATTTGCTGTTGCCGCCACCTTTGGCCGGATTACCAGAACTTAGAGAGGCGCTGGTCAAGCATGCTGCTTTGAGGGGAATTCCGGCTCGTCCAGACGAGGTATTGGTCACAGCCGGAGGGCTAGAAGCGCTTTCTCTCCTTATGGCTGCCATCAAGGATAGTGGTGCGAGGAAAATTTACGTGGAGGAGCTCACCTACCCGTTGGTCTTGGAATTGGCGTCAAAGAATAACTTGGAGATATGTCCAATGCGCTTGGATGATCCGGTTTCTTCGTTGAAAAACGCTTCTGAAGGCGATGCAGTTTATTTGATCCCAAGTTTCCACAATCCTACAGGGCGCACACTTTCTCTCGAACAGAGGGATTCTATCCTCAAACAGGCTCGAAGAACGTCCTTGGTGATAATAGAGGACGATACATATGGAGAGCTGAGGTACGGCAAGGAAAGCGTACCGGCACTTAAGGCCATGGAGGACACAAAAAACGTAGCCTATTTGGGTTCGTTTAGCCAAGCACTTTTCCCCGGATTTAGGATTAGCTATCTGCTATTGCCCAAATGGCTCATGGATAGGTGTCTTGTGGCAAAGAGGATCTTTTACGGCTCGGTGTCATCCCTGGTTCAATGTCTCGCGCTCGTGTTTCTAAATGAAGGAGGTCTATATGAAGCGCTTGATTTTGTACGAAACCAAATTTCTTTGCGTATGCGGCTGTTTTGCGAACAGCTAAGCAGAAACATTCCTATAGCTACTTTTGAAATGCCCCTGGGGGGAATATATTTATGGGTTCGCCTGCCAGGTATTAAGGGAAGCCAGGCAGCCAGCAAGGCCGAGGCCCAAGGAATTTCGATAGTGCCAGGTCGTGTTTTTTCTGTAAACAGCGAAGATATAGAAGCCGTTAGGCTTTCCGTTAGCGCATTAAAGCCAAGTGATATATCCTCAGTCCTTTCCCGTCTTCGTAGATCGTGGGAGCATGAATTTAAGCCATAA
- a CDS encoding GntR family transcriptional regulator codes for MLREEKLYTTSADYVYDELLHKILMRQIKPGEHLAEVNIAVSLGVSRTPVREALRRLASQGLLEVIPNVGAKVVSPTQKDLEDTFMVRNALETMAVRLAVKNINPTYLAEMEEAIKQEEQALRSGDFEEYLGVNEEFHRIIAQLSGNNVLEDFIKNCIARISIYTVFTEPPVEEIIRTSLAEHKEILNAIKERDVNRAEKTMEEHIINTLNSLLLYDKKNR; via the coding sequence ATGTTAAGAGAAGAAAAACTTTACACTACGTCAGCGGATTATGTTTACGATGAATTGCTTCATAAGATATTGATGAGGCAGATCAAACCTGGCGAGCACTTGGCAGAGGTAAATATTGCGGTTAGCTTGGGCGTAAGCAGGACGCCAGTTAGGGAAGCTTTGCGTCGGTTGGCAAGCCAAGGGTTGCTCGAGGTTATCCCAAACGTAGGGGCTAAAGTCGTATCGCCTACACAAAAAGACCTCGAGGATACGTTCATGGTGCGCAATGCTTTAGAAACAATGGCCGTAAGACTGGCTGTTAAAAATATCAATCCCACTTATTTAGCCGAGATGGAGGAGGCCATTAAGCAGGAAGAGCAGGCCCTTCGAAGTGGTGATTTTGAAGAGTACTTGGGAGTTAATGAGGAGTTTCATCGCATTATCGCTCAATTGAGCGGCAATAACGTCCTGGAGGACTTTATAAAGAATTGCATAGCGCGCATTAGCATTTATACCGTGTTTACTGAGCCTCCTGTAGAAGAAATAATACGGACGAGCTTGGCGGAACATAAGGAAATATTAAACGCTATTAAAGAAAGAGACGTCAATCGCGCCGAGAAGACCATGGAGGAACATATCATAAATACTCTTAATTCCTTATTGCTGTACGACAAAAAGAACCGCTAA
- a CDS encoding DegT/DnrJ/EryC1/StrS family aminotransferase encodes MKYVSAFDLKRNYESMKDEIKEALDRVLESQRFILGEEVEKFEKEVSSYLEVAHAVGCGSGTDALFLSLMSLDIKEGDEVITTPYTFFATASSIAKLGAKPVFVDIDPLTYNIDTDKVVEYITPRTKAVIVVHLFGLMTPVEKLEPLLKDKGIHLIEDCAQSFGAWRKIDGKIRRCGTIGTFGCFSFYPTKNLGGYGDGGLVTTNLSSLAERIKRLRAHGCSGEYIHEELGMNSRLDAIQAAVLRCRLRHVDDWNRKRRIIAERYRLLFNVYKISEFVKAPSEDEGSYHVYHQYVVRCERRDDLSKYLDENGIGTRVYYPLPLHLQPVFKYLDYRRGDFPEAEKLSQDSLALPMYPELTPDEQEYVVKTIAKFYR; translated from the coding sequence ATGAAATACGTTTCGGCTTTCGATTTAAAAAGAAATTACGAGTCAATGAAAGATGAGATAAAAGAAGCTCTGGATAGAGTATTGGAATCGCAAAGGTTCATATTGGGCGAAGAGGTCGAAAAGTTCGAGAAAGAGGTTTCCTCTTATCTGGAGGTGGCTCATGCCGTTGGTTGCGGTTCTGGGACGGATGCTCTCTTCCTTTCTCTGATGTCTTTGGACATAAAAGAAGGAGATGAAGTCATTACTACGCCTTATACGTTTTTTGCCACTGCTAGTTCAATAGCAAAATTAGGGGCGAAGCCTGTATTCGTCGATATCGATCCTTTGACCTATAATATAGATACAGATAAAGTTGTTGAATATATTACGCCTCGTACGAAGGCAGTAATCGTCGTTCATTTATTTGGGTTGATGACGCCGGTGGAGAAGCTGGAGCCTTTGTTAAAGGATAAAGGCATTCATTTAATAGAGGATTGTGCCCAATCCTTTGGGGCCTGGCGCAAGATCGACGGCAAGATAAGACGTTGCGGCACTATAGGTACTTTTGGTTGTTTCTCATTTTATCCCACTAAAAATTTGGGGGGATATGGAGACGGAGGCCTGGTGACCACTAACTTAAGTTCGTTGGCGGAACGGATCAAAAGGCTTAGAGCGCACGGTTGTTCGGGCGAATATATTCATGAGGAGTTAGGCATGAACAGCCGTTTGGATGCTATTCAGGCTGCCGTACTGCGATGCAGGTTGCGGCATGTCGACGATTGGAACAGGAAACGCAGGATAATTGCAGAGCGCTATCGCCTTTTATTCAATGTTTATAAAATTTCGGAATTCGTCAAGGCTCCCAGTGAAGACGAGGGCAGTTATCACGTCTATCACCAGTATGTTGTCCGCTGTGAAAGAAGAGACGATTTGTCGAAATATCTTGATGAGAACGGAATTGGCACCAGGGTCTACTATCCTTTGCCGTTGCATCTACAGCCGGTGTTTAAATATCTTGACTACCGAAGGGGTGATTTTCCGGAAGCCGAGAAACTTAGCCAGGATAGTTTGGCTTTGCCCATGTACCCTGAATTGACGCCCGACGAACAGGAGTATGTGGTAAAAACAATTGCCAAATTTTATAGATAG
- a CDS encoding zinc metallopeptidase — MYFPLFFDPTFIILIPALLLAIWAQIKVQGTFSQFSRVYSRRGVRAYEAARVLLDRFGLSNVPIERIHGSLTDHYDPRSKVLRLSESVYASPSIAAIGVAAHEVGHAIQDAYDYKPLKVRNAIVPAANLGTTLAFPLFFIGLIFRAPVLMNVGILFFVAVIVFHLVTLPVEFDASARALRYLTDTGLLAQDEIGGARAVLNAAALTYVAATVMAVAQLLRLLAFRDMVDRR, encoded by the coding sequence ATGTATTTTCCGTTGTTCTTTGATCCGACGTTCATAATTTTGATTCCAGCCCTGCTATTGGCCATATGGGCCCAGATAAAGGTGCAGGGAACATTTAGCCAATTTTCGAGGGTTTATTCGCGAAGGGGAGTCAGGGCTTACGAGGCTGCCCGCGTTTTGTTGGATCGCTTTGGTTTGTCTAATGTCCCGATAGAGAGGATACATGGATCACTTACGGATCACTACGATCCCAGGTCCAAGGTCCTGCGATTGTCCGAAAGCGTGTATGCAAGCCCTAGCATAGCAGCAATAGGCGTTGCTGCACATGAAGTTGGGCATGCCATACAGGATGCCTATGATTACAAGCCCTTAAAGGTGCGTAATGCTATCGTCCCGGCAGCCAATTTAGGCACAACTTTGGCCTTTCCTCTCTTCTTTATAGGGTTGATCTTCAGGGCTCCTGTTTTGATGAATGTTGGCATTTTATTTTTCGTCGCCGTAATAGTGTTTCACTTGGTAACCTTACCCGTGGAGTTTGACGCCAGCGCAAGGGCGCTGCGTTATCTTACGGATACTGGTTTGCTGGCTCAAGATGAAATCGGAGGCGCCAGGGCGGTTTTGAATGCTGCGGCGCTGACCTATGTTGCCGCGACAGTTATGGCAGTAGCTCAGCTTTTGCGTCTGCTTGCCTTTAGGGATATGGTTGACAGAAGATGA
- a CDS encoding DUF6391 domain-containing protein produces the protein MPVVILFLLLLFFAPWALGFVLLFLLIFLLVFVPLGFAAQSFVWLILGPGQLVRILFNKKVRRNHALEHATVNVIEERYGPTNIAGMAYDNGFTLKGIMDPYLVLAAAREGLLRLSQGERKLAVHPRCGTTIVVTNTLAAIVFVGLLIATKHLSLVYILLAILCAHLFGVSFSKIAQYYITTSQDVKGMTIEGIEVRSNPASFFGIKFMMPSELFILTRQPGEGVSVEVIDP, from the coding sequence ATGCCAGTCGTTATATTGTTTCTGCTTTTGCTATTTTTTGCTCCTTGGGCTTTAGGGTTTGTGCTGCTCTTTTTGTTGATATTTCTGTTGGTCTTCGTTCCTCTTGGATTTGCCGCTCAGTCGTTCGTTTGGTTAATTTTAGGTCCAGGGCAGCTGGTGCGTATATTGTTCAACAAGAAAGTTAGACGTAACCATGCTTTGGAACATGCCACAGTTAACGTCATAGAAGAGCGTTACGGACCCACAAATATAGCTGGAATGGCATACGATAACGGCTTTACCTTGAAAGGGATAATGGACCCCTATCTGGTATTGGCAGCTGCCCGCGAAGGGTTGCTAAGGTTGAGCCAGGGTGAAAGGAAACTAGCCGTCCATCCCAGGTGTGGCACGACGATAGTTGTCACCAATACGTTGGCTGCCATAGTGTTTGTGGGTTTGCTGATAGCGACTAAACATTTGAGTTTAGTTTATATATTGCTTGCCATATTGTGCGCTCACCTATTTGGTGTGTCTTTTAGTAAAATCGCACAATATTACATTACCACAAGCCAGGATGTAAAGGGAATGACGATAGAGGGCATAGAGGTAAGATCAAATCCCGCAAGCTTCTTTGGAATAAAATTCATGATGCCCTCAGAGCTCTTCATATTGACTAGACAGCCGGGTGAGGGTGTGAGCGTTGAGGTGATAGATCCGTGA
- a CDS encoding RsmB/NOP family class I SAM-dependent RNA methyltransferase → MKGVEAALAIWEESRRGMFLSQALRNYSTDLSEGERRLASTLVYSAMRRYSLWVDIIKSFLHRPFESLFPLTGDALILGCAGLLEIKHFFPQALVNAFVEAVKKKKPNDVGLVNAVLRRVLADGGRRIEELKSSQNLLDQALLWGLPPWVARRWAETWGQELAKKLFVSQVVKPYLSFRLSPDISAEEMVSRLLKVGIRSWPSPYFSYVLRSASFGLPPSIVGYDEGLWTPQTESSVFISEQAVLLSAGKRLILDMCAGRGIKTGHILERTQNTIVEAWDISKNKVNAGRRELKRLGVLERSIWKAGDSLSLVPDAIPDLVLLDAPCSGSGTWNRHPEGKWKLSSGKLAGYSRLQKDLLKRAIDLLASGGIVVYSTCSMFREENEMVVGEVLCSAPEVIEIEIDGKSFPLQRGRPFGYYIWPSSPWMDGFFLCILMKR, encoded by the coding sequence GTGAAGGGCGTTGAGGCAGCTCTTGCCATATGGGAGGAATCGCGACGCGGCATGTTTCTCTCGCAGGCTTTAAGAAATTACAGTACGGATTTATCGGAAGGGGAACGAAGGTTAGCCTCTACCTTGGTCTATAGTGCCATGCGTCGCTACAGCTTATGGGTGGATATAATTAAATCTTTTCTGCACAGGCCGTTTGAATCGTTATTTCCACTAACTGGAGATGCCTTGATATTGGGATGTGCCGGTTTGTTGGAAATCAAGCATTTTTTCCCGCAGGCATTGGTAAACGCCTTTGTAGAAGCAGTGAAGAAAAAAAAGCCTAATGATGTAGGACTGGTCAATGCGGTGCTTAGAAGGGTTCTTGCTGACGGAGGGCGCAGGATCGAGGAATTGAAGAGCAGCCAAAACTTACTTGATCAAGCGTTGCTCTGGGGTTTGCCCCCATGGGTGGCACGCCGGTGGGCGGAAACCTGGGGGCAGGAACTCGCTAAAAAGTTGTTTGTGTCGCAGGTCGTTAAACCCTATCTATCCTTTAGATTATCGCCCGATATATCGGCTGAAGAAATGGTTTCGCGGCTCTTGAAAGTGGGGATTAGAAGCTGGCCATCGCCGTATTTTTCTTATGTATTGAGGAGTGCGTCTTTTGGGCTTCCTCCTTCCATTGTCGGATATGACGAAGGGCTATGGACTCCACAAACTGAATCCTCCGTCTTCATATCTGAACAGGCAGTTTTGTTGAGTGCCGGTAAAAGGCTGATCTTGGACATGTGTGCCGGTCGTGGTATAAAGACAGGCCATATACTGGAAAGGACACAAAATACCATTGTCGAAGCATGGGATATATCTAAAAATAAAGTCAATGCCGGACGAAGGGAATTAAAAAGGTTGGGCGTGCTTGAGCGTTCCATATGGAAAGCCGGAGACTCCTTGTCTCTTGTACCGGATGCAATCCCAGACCTCGTATTGCTAGATGCCCCATGTTCTGGAAGCGGAACATGGAACAGGCATCCCGAGGGAAAGTGGAAGCTTTCCTCAGGTAAATTGGCCGGGTATTCTCGTCTTCAAAAAGATTTGCTTAAACGCGCTATTGACCTCCTTGCATCGGGCGGGATTGTAGTTTACAGTACCTGCAGTATGTTCAGGGAGGAAAACGAGATGGTCGTAGGGGAAGTCCTGTGTTCCGCACCTGAAGTCATCGAGATTGAAATAGATGGCAAGAGCTTCCCGTTGCAAAGGGGACGACCCTTCGGTTACTATATATGGCCAAGCAGTCCTTGGATGGATGGTTTCTTTCTGTGCATTTTGATGAAACGCTGA
- a CDS encoding PASTA domain-containing protein, whose product MRRWISLSLLAVLLVLICSGLTILYFVFFGGSSVMMPDLTGESAIVAMERLQQLGLLPKVEEVDSYGEPGVVLEQLPKAGEKVKRGRIAILKVSSSGERFALPDIRGMQYESALKKIEEAGFVAGDVVRIYDKDVPPGVVIAQSPAAPSLVPMKTRVNVLVSLGPNVGKGNVFPLPDVAGMNVNEAKKVLSEAGLFAKNVEYVDTTSTERDIVMATKPKGGSQVTGGSQVTLVVSSGRAPQRQIAVAQQEKAPAVSKPVAVQESEQPKQENSAAQKEQAKPAKPVQPLPQAPQDKETGEQKENKQAKVRYPVPPLSRPLKLEIKATDKQGERTVFSKDVKGGEYITLNIPYTDQLVVTVYLGGEFVWEERYF is encoded by the coding sequence ATGAGGCGCTGGATTAGCCTCTCGCTATTGGCAGTCTTACTGGTGTTAATATGCAGTGGCTTGACGATCCTGTATTTTGTCTTCTTCGGTGGCAGCTCGGTAATGATGCCAGATCTTACGGGAGAGAGTGCCATCGTGGCTATGGAGCGCTTGCAGCAGCTGGGATTACTGCCGAAGGTAGAAGAGGTCGATTCCTATGGGGAACCTGGAGTAGTACTGGAGCAGTTGCCCAAGGCAGGAGAGAAAGTTAAGCGTGGCAGGATAGCCATATTGAAGGTTAGCAGCAGCGGCGAGCGATTTGCGCTTCCAGATATAAGGGGAATGCAATACGAAAGCGCTCTAAAAAAAATTGAAGAGGCCGGCTTTGTCGCGGGAGATGTAGTTCGCATTTACGACAAGGATGTTCCGCCTGGAGTGGTGATAGCCCAAAGCCCTGCAGCACCTTCTTTAGTGCCCATGAAGACCAGGGTCAATGTCCTTGTGAGCCTTGGACCAAATGTGGGAAAGGGTAATGTATTTCCTTTGCCTGATGTGGCAGGGATGAACGTAAATGAGGCAAAGAAGGTCTTGAGCGAGGCGGGGTTATTTGCGAAGAACGTCGAGTACGTTGATACCACCTCTACTGAGCGAGATATTGTCATGGCGACTAAGCCTAAAGGGGGATCCCAGGTTACGGGGGGAAGCCAAGTTACTCTGGTTGTATCAAGCGGCAGGGCGCCTCAAAGGCAGATAGCAGTTGCACAGCAGGAGAAGGCACCTGCTGTGTCTAAGCCTGTTGCGGTGCAGGAATCCGAGCAGCCAAAGCAGGAAAATAGTGCAGCACAAAAAGAGCAGGCGAAACCTGCTAAACCGGTTCAGCCGTTACCTCAAGCACCTCAAGATAAAGAAACAGGCGAACAAAAGGAGAACAAGCAAGCTAAAGTACGCTATCCAGTACCGCCGCTGTCGCGACCTCTAAAGTTAGAAATTAAAGCTACAGACAAGCAGGGCGAGCGGACGGTTTTCAGTAAAGATGTAAAAGGCGGCGAATACATAACCCTTAATATACCCTATACGGATCAGTTGGTAGTTACTGTTTATTTGGGAGGAGAATTTGTTTGGGAGGAGAGGTACTTTTGA